From Actinomyces slackii, a single genomic window includes:
- a CDS encoding PAS domain-containing protein, with the protein MVEHLFGSDELFFSTTDSQGRIRRANSTFMRLSGHPRGTLVGRAHNVVRHADMPAGLFRSVWETIEAGGAACAYITNRSADGGHYRVFATIVPSGTGYLSVRTLPMLTDLRDQVEGAYARILEVERSSTAAGSTRREAATAGQAALHAELESLGYRDAADFTRQILPEEVAALLASGVGIPDHRAGDGPVARILDAMNAIEEDTSELMGVLDEGRRLVGLLDRRAEEIDALSQRLGQLRAALRTAVSDVERLGAGPEAEDVATSCATVDDLVLECHEQLHPLRGQVAELRADVDAVRFGIALLRLHNLAAGMFSLQIIQGEDEVDANDAVGSLEELCTALHEDAGALVERIDLLAARSELVGGELDTVAKALTDTHAPLLDLLGAAADAGAAQEISVRTARSLVRDGFPEARDLADLAGSLRDLEIPYEPERIEERLAEVRQALASLMR; encoded by the coding sequence ATGGTCGAGCACCTCTTCGGCTCAGACGAGCTCTTCTTCTCCACCACCGACTCCCAGGGCCGCATCCGCCGCGCCAACTCCACCTTCATGCGACTGTCGGGCCACCCCCGCGGCACGCTTGTGGGCCGGGCGCACAACGTCGTGCGCCACGCCGACATGCCGGCCGGGCTGTTCCGCAGCGTCTGGGAGACCATCGAGGCCGGTGGCGCGGCCTGCGCCTACATCACCAACCGCTCCGCCGACGGCGGCCACTACCGGGTCTTCGCCACCATCGTCCCCTCGGGGACGGGCTACCTGTCCGTGCGCACCCTGCCCATGCTCACCGATCTGCGCGATCAGGTCGAGGGCGCCTACGCGCGCATCCTCGAAGTCGAGCGGTCCTCCACCGCCGCCGGCTCCACCCGCCGGGAGGCCGCCACCGCGGGCCAGGCGGCCCTTCACGCCGAGCTGGAGTCCCTGGGGTACCGCGACGCCGCCGATTTCACCCGCCAGATCCTGCCCGAGGAGGTCGCCGCCCTGCTGGCCTCCGGGGTCGGCATCCCCGACCACCGGGCCGGGGACGGCCCCGTGGCCCGGATCCTGGATGCCATGAACGCCATCGAGGAGGACACCTCCGAGCTCATGGGAGTCCTCGATGAGGGACGGCGCCTGGTGGGCCTGCTCGATCGGCGCGCCGAGGAGATCGACGCCCTGTCCCAGCGCCTGGGCCAGCTGCGCGCCGCCCTGCGCACCGCGGTCAGCGACGTCGAGCGCCTGGGGGCCGGCCCCGAGGCCGAGGACGTGGCCACGAGCTGCGCCACGGTCGATGACCTGGTCCTGGAGTGCCACGAGCAGCTGCACCCGCTGCGCGGCCAGGTCGCCGAGCTGCGGGCCGACGTCGATGCCGTGCGCTTCGGCATCGCCCTGCTGCGCCTGCACAACCTCGCCGCCGGCATGTTCTCCCTGCAGATCATCCAGGGGGAGGATGAGGTGGACGCCAATGACGCCGTCGGCTCCCTGGAGGAGCTGTGCACCGCCCTGCACGAGGACGCCGGCGCCCTGGTGGAGCGCATCGATCTGCTCGCCGCCCGCAGTGAGCTGGTGGGTGGCGAGCTCGACACCGTGGCCAAGGCCCTGACCGACACCCACGCCCCGCTGCTCGACCTCCTGGGCGCTGCCGCCGATGCGGGCGCCGCGCAGGAGATCTCCGTGCGCACCGCCCGCTCCCTGGTGCGCGACGGCTTCCCCGAGGCCCGCGATCTGGCCGACCTGGCCGGGAGCCTGCGCGACCTGGAGATCCCCTATGAGCCCGAGCGGATCGAGGAGCGCCTCGCCGAGGTCCGCCAGGCCCTGGCGTCCCTGATGCGCTGA
- a CDS encoding glycoside hydrolase family 68 protein, giving the protein MTRILRTLRRARRRGAAAVLAVLLTTTSAVAVAAPPDDADPQAQEAAQPAAFTPDNSGWPNATQHSQAAYPVDSEFTAKWTRADAMQIKRISDPQAPSGSSSLPQDYTMPNIDNGFPTTSEDVWVWDTWTLTDAAANQISYNGWEVIFALVADRHAGYTFDDRHTNARLGYFYRKAGTETSAEGGASASNGEWIYGGHVFPDGATGAIFDDQGYSHQTEWSGSTRLMEGNKLRTFFTSVAFYRDAGNEKAADPHIVQSEGRIYADDNGVWFTGFRDQHDLLVPDGHYYQSNVQNPYVNFRDPFTFRDQNNTSDTTDYMVFEGNSAYARDASFSEAAAAAGHNSTPATCTEADLGYQDGDPQAETVDAVNEAGGYYQLANVGLARATNKAMTSWEYLPPLLSGNCVNDQTERPQIYFQDGKYYLFTISHRSTYASGMDGPEGVYGFVGNGLRSDYQPMNQSTGIALGNEVNLNYNAGTPYEPDWNQSPYEFQSYSHYVMPGGLVESFIDSIGGNHDNNPTRGGSLAPTVKLNISGENSTVDRAYGHNGLGGFGHIPANTARSNGGDVRTDRTYWTGK; this is encoded by the coding sequence GTGACACGCATCCTTCGCACGCTACGCCGTGCGCGCCGCAGAGGTGCGGCCGCCGTGCTCGCCGTGCTGCTGACAACCACCTCGGCCGTCGCCGTGGCGGCTCCGCCGGACGACGCCGATCCCCAGGCCCAGGAGGCAGCGCAGCCCGCGGCCTTCACCCCGGACAACTCCGGCTGGCCCAACGCCACCCAGCACTCGCAGGCCGCCTACCCGGTGGACTCCGAGTTCACCGCCAAGTGGACCCGCGCCGACGCCATGCAGATCAAGCGGATCTCCGATCCGCAGGCGCCCTCGGGCAGCTCCTCCCTGCCCCAGGACTACACGATGCCCAACATCGACAACGGGTTCCCGACAACGAGCGAGGACGTGTGGGTCTGGGACACCTGGACGCTGACCGACGCCGCCGCCAACCAGATCTCCTACAACGGCTGGGAGGTCATCTTCGCCCTGGTGGCCGACAGGCACGCCGGCTACACCTTCGATGACCGGCACACCAACGCGCGCCTGGGCTACTTCTACCGCAAGGCGGGCACGGAGACCTCCGCGGAGGGCGGCGCCTCGGCCTCCAACGGCGAGTGGATCTACGGCGGGCACGTCTTCCCCGACGGCGCAACCGGCGCCATCTTCGATGACCAGGGCTACTCCCACCAGACCGAGTGGTCGGGATCGACCCGTCTCATGGAGGGCAACAAGCTGCGCACCTTCTTCACCTCGGTGGCCTTCTACCGCGATGCCGGCAACGAGAAGGCCGCTGACCCGCATATCGTGCAGTCCGAGGGTCGCATCTACGCCGATGACAACGGCGTGTGGTTCACCGGCTTCCGCGACCAGCACGACCTGCTGGTCCCCGACGGCCACTACTACCAGTCCAACGTGCAGAACCCGTACGTGAACTTCCGCGACCCCTTCACCTTCCGCGACCAGAACAACACCTCGGACACCACTGACTACATGGTCTTCGAGGGCAACAGCGCCTACGCGCGCGACGCCTCCTTCTCCGAGGCCGCGGCCGCGGCCGGGCACAACTCGACCCCGGCCACCTGCACCGAGGCCGACCTGGGATACCAGGACGGCGATCCCCAGGCCGAGACCGTCGATGCGGTCAACGAGGCCGGCGGCTACTACCAGTTGGCCAATGTGGGGCTGGCACGGGCGACCAACAAGGCCATGACCTCGTGGGAGTACCTGCCACCGCTGCTGAGCGGCAACTGCGTCAATGACCAGACCGAGCGCCCGCAGATCTACTTCCAGGACGGCAAGTACTACCTGTTCACGATCTCCCACCGCAGCACCTATGCCAGCGGCATGGACGGCCCCGAGGGGGTCTACGGCTTCGTGGGAAACGGCCTGCGCTCGGACTACCAGCCGATGAACCAGTCCACGGGCATCGCGCTGGGCAACGAGGTCAACCTCAACTACAACGCCGGCACACCCTATGAGCCGGATTGGAACCAGAGCCCGTATGAGTTCCAGTCCTATTCGCACTACGTCATGCCCGGCGGCCTGGTGGAGTCCTTCATCGACTCCATCGGCGGCAACCATGACAACAACCCCACTCGTGGCGGCTCCCTGGCCCCCACGGTCAAGCTCAACATCTCCGGTGAGAACAGCACCGTGGACCGTGCCTACGGCCATAACGGCCTGGGCGGCTTCGGCCATATCCCGGCCAACACGGCCCGGTCCAATGGTGGGGACGTGCGCACGGACCGCACCTACTGGACGGGCAAGTAG
- a CDS encoding DsbA family protein translates to MSSQKPRPTKAQRREAARAQAKALREEEERRARRATITRRSLIGVAGAAVLGGGAWWGYKEITKPEDPPIKPAGQGIMEVKADRSGVPKPVLVDGAWTHGSKGALDSVVSAAPVLDIYFDYACPHCATFETMHAEEIGTLLEQGSITLVQHPVRLQAPEWGDMAMNAMGLVLDKAPEKSLAFHTQAMAVFGRAVQAQDQSLLTLENLVAAATSAGVPSSVSDGFKDAIKGNDYKQWMELSNKAFQERGLKGTPTVYFDGENIDLSTLQTPTALTELINGASPQASGSASPQPGQPASPDQEQPTQDPTEQSGEQSGE, encoded by the coding sequence GTGAGCTCCCAGAAGCCCCGCCCCACCAAGGCTCAGCGCCGTGAGGCCGCCCGAGCCCAGGCCAAGGCCCTGCGCGAGGAGGAGGAGCGCCGGGCACGGCGCGCCACCATCACGCGCCGCAGCCTCATCGGAGTCGCGGGCGCAGCCGTCCTCGGCGGAGGCGCCTGGTGGGGCTACAAGGAGATCACCAAGCCGGAGGACCCCCCGATCAAGCCCGCCGGTCAGGGCATCATGGAGGTCAAGGCCGATCGCAGCGGGGTGCCCAAGCCCGTCCTGGTCGACGGCGCCTGGACCCACGGCAGCAAGGGCGCTCTGGACTCGGTCGTCAGCGCCGCCCCGGTGCTGGACATCTACTTCGACTACGCCTGCCCCCACTGCGCCACCTTCGAGACCATGCACGCCGAGGAGATCGGCACGCTCCTGGAGCAGGGCAGCATCACCCTGGTCCAGCACCCCGTCCGGCTCCAGGCCCCCGAATGGGGCGATATGGCCATGAACGCCATGGGGCTCGTCCTGGACAAGGCCCCGGAGAAGTCCCTGGCCTTCCACACCCAGGCCATGGCGGTCTTCGGTCGGGCCGTCCAGGCCCAGGACCAGTCCCTGCTGACCCTGGAGAACCTCGTGGCCGCGGCCACCTCCGCGGGCGTGCCCTCCTCCGTCTCCGACGGCTTCAAGGACGCCATCAAGGGCAATGACTACAAGCAGTGGATGGAGCTGAGCAACAAGGCCTTCCAGGAGCGCGGCCTGAAGGGCACCCCCACGGTCTACTTCGACGGCGAGAACATCGATCTGTCCACCCTGCAGACCCCCACGGCCCTCACTGAGCTCATCAACGGCGCCTCGCCGCAGGCCTCCGGCTCAGCCTCCCCCCAGCCCGGGCAGCCCGCATCGCCGGATCAGGAGCAGCCGACGCAGGATCCCACCGAGCAGTCCGGCGAGCAGTCCGGCGAGTAG
- a CDS encoding glycoside hydrolase family 32 protein: MTTSRSANIEPPGPGREAAVPTGGWRRRRILAGLAAGVPAVAGGLLLSSCIDGRPGPGPSGTPSPGPSATAAPPTDGTTHDPEDPFRPAYHYSPQDGNMADPNGLVEYEGEYHLFHQQDGTWAHAVSTDLMTWEPLDTALEHDDLGLAMSGSCVVDGANTSGLLPDGGLVALYTSTTGGEAQSLAYSSDRGRTWTRYEGNPVIANDGRKDFRDPKVFWHEGSTSWVMIVSAGDHVEIHRSPDLKTWTWASSFGQDQGSHAAVWECPDLFPLKDVTDDEVRWVMTVSVGDNQETAGSTAQYFIGDFDGTTFFPEDDQIRFTDAGQDFYAAQSFEKIEGRRVWMAWMGNWRYPYSLPTEGWHGEMSVPRELSLTRVDGVRRLRQVPVPELEAFLEESADLAGMSAKDGVSELGTGRCVQIDVELDVSQAQDAWLSLARSEGSSTSATGSEVRVGVDTAHSVFYLDRSAGDLEKVANREEGAQEVDFALRREVPYTPVDGKARLRVLLDRSSLEVFVDDGATVGSFLVFNDAQAQGIALGATGTVSVLTGSLTPVAQVEAP; the protein is encoded by the coding sequence ATGACCACGTCACGCTCCGCCAACATAGAGCCTCCCGGCCCCGGTCGGGAGGCGGCCGTCCCCACCGGCGGGTGGCGACGGCGTCGAATCCTCGCGGGCCTGGCCGCAGGGGTCCCGGCCGTGGCGGGAGGCCTGCTCCTGAGCTCCTGCATCGACGGCAGGCCGGGTCCCGGTCCGAGCGGCACGCCGTCGCCCGGGCCCAGCGCGACGGCCGCGCCGCCGACCGACGGGACCACCCACGATCCGGAGGATCCCTTCCGCCCCGCCTACCACTACAGCCCGCAGGACGGGAACATGGCCGATCCCAACGGCCTGGTGGAGTACGAGGGGGAGTACCACCTCTTCCACCAGCAGGATGGGACCTGGGCGCATGCGGTGAGCACCGATCTCATGACCTGGGAGCCGCTGGACACCGCCCTGGAGCATGATGACCTGGGCCTGGCCATGTCCGGCAGCTGCGTCGTGGACGGGGCCAACACCTCGGGTCTCCTGCCCGATGGGGGACTGGTCGCCCTCTACACCTCCACCACCGGGGGAGAGGCCCAGTCGCTGGCCTACAGCTCCGACCGGGGCCGCACCTGGACCCGCTACGAGGGCAACCCCGTCATCGCCAATGATGGCCGCAAGGACTTCCGCGACCCCAAGGTCTTCTGGCACGAGGGCTCCACGTCCTGGGTCATGATCGTCTCGGCCGGCGACCACGTCGAGATCCACCGATCGCCGGACCTCAAGACCTGGACCTGGGCCTCCAGCTTCGGCCAGGACCAGGGGTCGCATGCGGCCGTGTGGGAGTGCCCCGACCTCTTCCCGCTCAAGGACGTCACCGATGACGAGGTCCGCTGGGTCATGACCGTCTCGGTGGGGGACAACCAGGAGACCGCGGGCTCGACCGCCCAGTACTTCATCGGGGACTTCGACGGCACCACCTTCTTCCCCGAGGACGACCAGATCCGCTTCACCGATGCCGGGCAGGACTTCTACGCGGCGCAGAGCTTCGAGAAGATCGAGGGGCGCCGGGTGTGGATGGCCTGGATGGGCAACTGGCGCTACCCCTACTCACTGCCCACCGAGGGCTGGCACGGGGAGATGAGCGTGCCCCGTGAGCTGAGCCTGACGCGCGTCGACGGCGTCCGCCGCCTGCGCCAGGTGCCCGTGCCCGAGCTCGAGGCGTTCCTGGAGGAGTCCGCCGACCTGGCGGGCATGAGCGCCAAGGACGGTGTGAGCGAGTTGGGCACCGGGCGCTGCGTCCAGATCGATGTCGAGCTGGACGTCTCCCAGGCGCAGGACGCCTGGCTGAGCCTGGCGCGCTCGGAGGGCTCCAGCACCTCGGCCACGGGCTCGGAGGTGCGGGTGGGCGTGGACACCGCCCACTCCGTGTTCTACCTCGACCGCAGCGCGGGGGACCTGGAGAAGGTCGCCAACCGCGAGGAGGGCGCCCAGGAGGTTGACTTCGCGCTGCGCCGCGAGGTGCCCTACACGCCGGTGGACGGCAAGGCGAGGCTCCGCGTCCTGCTGGACCGCTCCAGCCTGGAGGTCTTCGTCGACGACGGCGCCACCGTGGGCAGCTTCCTCGTCTTCAACGATGCCCAGGCTCAGGGCATCGCACTGGGCGCCACCGGGACGGTCAGCGTCCTGACCGGCAGCCTGACGCCGGTCGCCCAGGTCGAGGCGCCCTGA
- a CDS encoding methyltransferase domain-containing protein, protein MSAIATSPSSLCSLHSSGACGSCPHLDAPYTAQLIDKQERVARLLAAHVPRGAWAAPQASAPTGFRNKAKMVVAGTTARPTLGILDATGAGVDLTDCPLHVPPIRAALPVLADLIRDRGIAPYDVPTRQGELKHILVTASPDEDLMVRFVLRSRHHVEDLRAALPRLREALPQLAVLSANIQGVHQAIIEGDEEIVLSQEDRLLMRLPLADGRGRDWGNGDGGAEELPLLLPTRSFFQTNTAVAASLYATARHWAQGLSPGTVWDLFCGVGGFALALAAPGRRVLGVEASAPAIAGARQAAALMGLGPQEVRFEAGDARVLDPGAQGPDLLVVNPPRRGIGAELAGRIEASRATGVLYSSCNPVTLAADLERMPSLGVARARLFDMFPHTDHAEVLVELARRWPSRS, encoded by the coding sequence ATGAGCGCGATCGCCACCTCGCCGTCGTCCCTCTGCTCCCTGCACAGCAGCGGGGCCTGCGGCTCCTGCCCCCATCTGGATGCCCCGTACACGGCTCAGCTGATCGACAAGCAGGAGCGGGTCGCGCGCCTGCTGGCCGCCCACGTGCCGCGGGGAGCCTGGGCCGCGCCCCAGGCCAGCGCGCCCACCGGCTTTCGCAACAAGGCCAAGATGGTGGTGGCCGGCACCACCGCGCGCCCGACCCTGGGGATCCTTGACGCCACGGGGGCGGGGGTCGATCTGACGGACTGCCCCCTGCATGTCCCGCCCATCAGGGCCGCGCTGCCCGTGCTGGCCGACCTGATCCGCGACCGCGGCATCGCCCCCTATGACGTGCCCACGCGCCAGGGAGAGCTCAAGCACATCCTGGTCACCGCCTCACCCGACGAGGACCTCATGGTCCGATTCGTGCTGCGCTCGCGCCATCATGTGGAGGACCTGCGCGCCGCCCTGCCGCGCCTGCGCGAGGCCCTGCCCCAGCTGGCAGTGCTCAGCGCCAATATCCAGGGCGTCCACCAGGCGATCATCGAGGGCGATGAGGAGATCGTGCTCAGCCAGGAGGACCGGCTTCTCATGCGCCTGCCCCTTGCGGACGGGCGGGGCCGCGACTGGGGCAACGGTGACGGCGGGGCAGAGGAGCTGCCCCTCCTGCTGCCCACGCGCTCGTTCTTCCAGACCAACACGGCGGTGGCCGCATCCCTGTACGCCACCGCCCGCCACTGGGCGCAGGGGCTGAGCCCGGGCACCGTGTGGGACCTGTTCTGCGGGGTGGGCGGCTTCGCCCTGGCCCTGGCCGCCCCGGGGCGGCGCGTCCTGGGAGTGGAGGCCTCCGCACCGGCCATCGCCGGGGCGCGACAGGCGGCGGCACTCATGGGCCTGGGGCCGCAGGAGGTGCGCTTCGAGGCGGGCGATGCCCGCGTCCTGGACCCCGGCGCCCAGGGCCCCGACCTGCTCGTGGTCAACCCGCCCCGGCGAGGGATCGGGGCGGAGCTGGCAGGGCGCATCGAGGCCAGCCGGGCCACGGGAGTCCTGTACTCCTCATGCAACCCTGTGACCCTGGCGGCGGATCTGGAGCGCATGCCCTCCCTGGGCGTCGCGCGCGCCCGCCTGTTCGACATGTTCCCCCACACCGATCATGCCGAGGTGCTCGTCGAGCTGGCCCGCCGTTGGCCCTCCCGGTCGTGA
- a CDS encoding GNAT family N-acetyltransferase, translated as MTVELVTASSPEIVEAMERLIPQLSRSAPALTAEQCEELIAQQGVYLFVYRPDTAEGPAPILGMLTLATFMIPTGLRSWVEDVVVDSQARGQGAGRALVEAAVEHAASVGARTVDLTSRPSREAANRLYQRSGFELRETNVYRHAQ; from the coding sequence ATGACCGTTGAACTCGTCACCGCTTCCAGCCCCGAGATCGTCGAGGCCATGGAGCGGCTCATCCCCCAGCTCTCCCGCAGCGCCCCGGCCCTGACCGCCGAGCAGTGCGAGGAGCTCATCGCGCAGCAGGGCGTCTACCTCTTCGTCTACCGGCCCGACACCGCCGAGGGCCCCGCCCCGATCCTGGGCATGCTCACCCTGGCGACCTTCATGATCCCCACCGGCCTGCGCTCCTGGGTCGAGGACGTCGTCGTGGACAGCCAGGCCCGTGGGCAGGGGGCCGGACGAGCCCTTGTCGAGGCCGCCGTCGAGCATGCCGCCTCGGTCGGCGCCCGCACCGTGGATCTGACCTCCCGCCCCTCGCGCGAGGCCGCCAACCGCCTCTACCAGCGCTCCGGATTCGAGCTGCGGGAGACCAACGTCTACCGCCACGCCCAGTGA
- a CDS encoding HAD-IIB family hydrolase produces MTPKLISTDLDGTVVFNARIGSRDLEAMERWRAAGNLLTVNTGRSLGAFKQVAPGPAFDYAILYTGAVLTDARLGVLEAATLPRTVADDLLDLLRGRDGVAVFATTLEGDLLLYDTIGSTTVLLDLFTPGTPADLEGRELIGVPLRFTDQGMAERALEHVDQRWAGRAVGFRNQDFVDVVPAGASKGVGLESLVGSLQGPGGACAGERIETFSIGDSWNDIPMHQVADHAFALPWSPPEVVEHCEETVESLADLVDRLL; encoded by the coding sequence GTGACCCCCAAGCTCATCTCCACCGACCTGGACGGCACGGTGGTCTTCAATGCGCGCATCGGCTCGCGCGACCTCGAGGCCATGGAGCGCTGGCGCGCGGCGGGCAACCTCCTCACCGTCAATACCGGGCGCTCCCTGGGGGCTTTCAAGCAGGTGGCCCCGGGGCCGGCCTTCGACTACGCGATCCTGTACACCGGCGCGGTTCTCACCGATGCGCGCCTGGGAGTGCTGGAGGCCGCCACCCTGCCCCGCACGGTGGCCGACGACCTCCTGGATCTTCTGCGGGGGCGCGACGGCGTGGCCGTCTTCGCCACCACGCTGGAGGGGGATCTGCTCCTGTACGACACCATCGGCTCGACCACCGTGCTGCTGGACCTCTTCACCCCCGGCACCCCGGCCGACCTGGAGGGGCGCGAGCTCATCGGCGTCCCCCTGCGATTCACCGACCAGGGGATGGCCGAGCGGGCCCTGGAGCACGTCGATCAGCGATGGGCCGGCAGGGCCGTGGGCTTCCGCAACCAGGACTTCGTCGACGTCGTGCCCGCCGGCGCCTCCAAGGGGGTGGGGCTGGAGAGCCTGGTGGGCTCCTTGCAGGGGCCGGGCGGCGCCTGCGCGGGTGAGAGGATCGAGACCTTCTCCATCGGGGACTCCTGGAACGACATCCCCATGCACCAGGTGGCCGATCACGCCTTCGCCCTGCCCTGGTCCCCGCCGGAGGTCGTCGAGCACTGCGAGGAGACGGTGGAGAGCCTGGCCGACCTGGTGGATCGGCTCCTGTAG
- a CDS encoding choice-of-anchor L domain-containing protein, which yields MIVPLQPTRSHRTPRRRALVSAACLLAASLSVSAPALASEGQSATSMRDSSVTAQALAEKIAGDGVSVSNATVSGLDVQLGTVSGLPGDSHAITDGVALTTGSLIDPDPQADSDVDFEMSSVLGPNKKLTTTGDLGGAGEEGLSTLAGEDTYDAATLSFDVTATGSTMVLLYEFGSEEYAGEGGSGAGNPNKGSWQSQGFKDVVKIDVNGTNCALVPGTDTPVNAGTVNEASNAGYYVPNISGHQLGSIDVAFNGYTPTMACQAAVTPGETVRVSISIADTRDGQLDSTLLLATDGLGFADTLPKDPCSAYGANCQVQPNPTVQPTTTAQPTASSGPGATSSGAPGTGGGAYGARDAKATQSDGRSVLAQAGGDALPWLIGAGALLVAGGVLLRRRRRG from the coding sequence ATGATCGTGCCCCTGCAACCAACGAGATCCCATCGCACACCGCGGCGTCGTGCGCTCGTCTCAGCAGCATGCCTGCTGGCGGCGAGTCTGAGCGTCTCCGCCCCCGCCCTGGCCTCCGAGGGCCAGAGCGCAACCTCCATGCGCGACAGCTCGGTGACCGCGCAGGCCCTGGCCGAGAAGATAGCCGGTGATGGTGTGAGCGTCTCCAACGCCACCGTCTCCGGGCTCGACGTCCAGCTGGGCACTGTCAGCGGGCTGCCCGGTGACAGTCATGCCATCACCGACGGAGTCGCGCTGACCACGGGCTCTCTCATCGACCCCGACCCCCAGGCCGACTCCGACGTCGACTTCGAGATGTCCTCCGTGCTCGGCCCCAACAAGAAGCTGACCACCACGGGCGACCTGGGCGGCGCGGGCGAGGAGGGCCTGTCCACCCTGGCCGGCGAGGACACCTACGACGCCGCCACCCTGTCCTTCGATGTCACCGCCACGGGCTCGACCATGGTGCTGCTCTACGAGTTCGGCTCCGAGGAGTACGCGGGCGAGGGCGGCTCGGGCGCGGGCAACCCCAACAAGGGCAGCTGGCAGTCCCAGGGCTTCAAGGACGTGGTCAAGATCGACGTCAACGGGACCAACTGCGCCCTCGTGCCGGGCACGGACACCCCCGTCAACGCCGGCACCGTCAATGAGGCATCCAATGCCGGGTACTACGTTCCCAATATCTCCGGCCACCAGCTGGGGAGCATCGATGTGGCCTTCAACGGCTACACCCCCACCATGGCCTGCCAGGCGGCCGTGACGCCGGGTGAGACGGTCCGGGTCTCGATCTCCATCGCCGATACCCGCGACGGCCAGCTCGACTCCACGCTCCTGCTGGCCACCGATGGCCTGGGCTTCGCCGACACCCTGCCCAAGGATCCCTGCTCGGCCTACGGGGCCAACTGCCAGGTCCAGCCCAATCCCACGGTGCAGCCCACGACGACCGCGCAGCCGACGGCGTCGAGCGGGCCGGGGGCGACCTCCAGCGGCGCACCGGGAACCGGCGGCGGCGCCTACGGCGCCCGTGACGCCAAGGCCACTCAGAGCGATGGCAGATCCGTCCTGGCCCAGGCCGGTGGCGATGCCCTGCCCTGGCTGATCGGGGCGGGAGCGCTGCTTGTCGCCGGGGGCGTGCTGCTGCGGCGCCGTCGCCGCGGCTGA